The proteins below come from a single Triticum aestivum cultivar Chinese Spring chromosome 5D, IWGSC CS RefSeq v2.1, whole genome shotgun sequence genomic window:
- the LOC123124465 gene encoding putative glutaredoxin-C14: MDRVMKLASERAVVVFTLSPCCMCHTVERLFRDQLGVNALVHELDQDPRGKEMERSLLKMLGRGPSVPVVFIGGKLVGGTNRIMSLHLGGELVPMLKSAGALWL; encoded by the coding sequence ATGGACCGTGTGATGAAGCTAGCATCTGAGCGCGCCGTGGTGGTGTTCACCCTGAGTCCCTGCTGCATGTGCCACACAGTGGAGCGTCTGTTTCGTGACCAGCTTGGGGTCAATGCGCTGGTGCACGAGCTCGACCAGGACCCTAGGGGCAAGGAGATGGAGAGATCCCTCCTCAAGATGCTCGGCAGGGGGCCATCGGTGCCGGTCGTCTTCATCGGCGGGAAGCTTGTTGGTGGCACCAACAGGATCATGTCTCTACACCTCGGTGGCGAGCTAGTCCCCATGCTCAAGAGTGCCGGTGCTCTCTGGCTATAG